In a single window of the Zea mays cultivar B73 chromosome 5, Zm-B73-REFERENCE-NAM-5.0, whole genome shotgun sequence genome:
- the LOC100283627 gene encoding Plasma membrane-associated cation-binding protein 1: MDIWKSKVLPKIKLVFVKSAGKKAAAAAELVKSFDESKEGIDGEFQEKKADLQPKVVEIYESAPAPLKVLIKERSKVSGIKKNSAAITKFFEELAKIEFPGAKQVSDGISKAGPALLSGPIFATFEKVSTLLPVVAAEEPAKEAPAPPATEEAATKEAPVDEKKEEAPAPAAAVEKKEETQEEEKKEDTPAPPAAETAPPADAAAATEQPAAEAAAEAEAPPAPAVAEPAKAEEETPKA, translated from the exons ATGGACATTTGGAAGTCCAAGGTGTTGCCCAAGATCAAGCTCGTCTTCGTCAAGAGCGCCGGCAAgaaggccgccgccgccgccgagctcgTCAAGTCCTTCGACGAGTCCAAG GAGGGGATCGATGGCGAGTTCCAGGAGAAGAAGGCTGATCTCCAGCCCAAGGTCGTCGAGATCTACGAGTCTGCCCCTGCACCACTCAAG GTCCTGATCAAGGAGAGGAGCAAGGTGTCCGGGATCAAGAAGAACTCCGCCGCAATCACCAAGTTCTTCGAGGAGCTGGCCAAGATCG AATTCCCTGGAGCCAAGCAAGTGAGCGACGGCATCTCCAAGGCCGGCCCGGCCCTGCTGTCCGGCCCCATCTTCGCCACGTTCGAGAAGGTCTCCACGCTGCTCCCTGTCGTCGCTGCCGAGGAGCCGGCCAAGGAGGCCCCGGCCCCGCCCGCCACTGAGGAGGCAGCCACGAAGGAAGCGCCTGTTGACGAGAAGAAAGAGGAAgcccccgcccccgccgccgccgtcgagaagaaggaagagacccaagaagaggagaagaaagaagacaccCCTGCACCGCCCGccgccgagactgctcctcctgcTGATGCAGCAGCTGCTACAGAGCAGCCCGCTGCGGAGGCCGCGGCAGAAGCTGAGGCTCCACCTGCACCTGCCGTGGCGGAGCCGGCCAAGGCCGAGGAGGAGACACCCAAGGCCTAG